The proteins below come from a single Saccharopolyspora sp. SCSIO 74807 genomic window:
- a CDS encoding 3-hydroxybutyryl-CoA dehydrogenase — translation MTKIERVGVVGSGLMGAGIAEVNARSGLDVLVSEVSEEAVEAGRQRITGSLERAVQRGKLAEADRDAALGRLRFTTSLADFADRQLVVEAIAENEQLKTSVFAELDRVTGADAILASNTSSIPIAKLAGATGRPEQVLGVHFFNPVPVMKLVELVPSLATSEQTVQRASDFATEQLGKQAIRAKDRAGFVVNALLVPYLLSAVRMYESGVASAEDIDNGMVLGCSHPMGPLTLSDMIGLDTMKSVADSMYEEFKEPLYAAPPLLQRMVDAGHYGKKSGRGFYTY, via the coding sequence GTGACGAAGATCGAACGCGTGGGCGTGGTGGGCTCCGGCCTGATGGGAGCCGGCATCGCCGAGGTCAACGCCCGCTCCGGGCTCGACGTGCTGGTCTCCGAGGTCAGCGAGGAAGCCGTCGAAGCAGGCAGGCAGCGCATCACCGGCTCGCTGGAGCGCGCCGTGCAGCGCGGCAAGCTCGCCGAAGCCGACCGGGACGCCGCGCTGGGGCGGCTGCGGTTCACCACCTCGCTGGCCGACTTCGCCGACCGGCAGCTGGTCGTCGAGGCCATCGCGGAGAACGAGCAGCTCAAGACCAGCGTGTTCGCCGAACTGGACCGGGTCACCGGCGCGGACGCGATCCTGGCCTCGAACACCTCCTCCATCCCGATCGCCAAGCTCGCGGGCGCCACCGGCAGGCCCGAGCAGGTGCTCGGCGTGCACTTCTTCAACCCGGTGCCGGTGATGAAGCTGGTCGAGCTGGTGCCCTCGCTGGCGACCTCGGAGCAGACCGTGCAGCGAGCTTCCGATTTCGCCACCGAACAGCTCGGCAAGCAGGCCATCCGCGCCAAGGACCGGGCCGGGTTCGTGGTCAACGCGCTGCTGGTGCCGTACCTGCTGTCCGCGGTGCGGATGTACGAGAGCGGCGTGGCCTCCGCCGAGGACATCGACAACGGCATGGTCCTGGGCTGCTCGCACCCGATGGGGCCGCTGACGCTGTCGGACATGATCGGGCTGGACACCATGAAGTCCGTCGCCGACTCGATGTACGAGGAGTTCAAGGAGCCGCTGTACGCCGCGCCGCCGCTGCTGCAGCGGATGGTCGACGCCGGGCACTACGGCAAGAAGTCCGGCCGCGGCTTCTACACGTACTGA
- a CDS encoding dienelactone hydrolase family protein, translating into MAEPEQVSLPVVHGTGELIGDLTLPDRNGPLVVFAHGSGSSRHSSRNRWVAEQLQEAGIGTLLMDLLTPDEDRADVHAELRFNIPLLTVRVLGVLDWWRGPAGLFGASTGAAAALGAAARRPDVVQAVVSRGGRPDLASEALQNVRAPTLLIVGGSDMEVLELNRRTAEQLRAPHDLHVVDGATHLFEEPGALEQAATVATSWFTQYLLA; encoded by the coding sequence ATGGCGGAACCTGAGCAGGTCTCGCTCCCGGTCGTGCACGGGACCGGTGAGCTGATCGGCGACCTGACGCTGCCGGACCGCAACGGGCCGCTGGTGGTGTTCGCGCACGGCAGCGGCTCGTCCCGGCACAGCAGCCGGAACCGCTGGGTCGCCGAGCAGCTGCAGGAAGCCGGTATCGGCACGCTGCTGATGGACCTGCTCACGCCGGACGAGGACCGCGCCGACGTGCACGCCGAGCTGCGGTTCAACATCCCGCTGCTGACCGTGCGGGTGCTGGGCGTGCTGGACTGGTGGCGCGGCCCGGCGGGCCTGTTCGGCGCCAGCACCGGCGCGGCCGCTGCACTCGGCGCCGCCGCCCGCCGACCGGATGTGGTGCAGGCGGTGGTCTCCCGTGGTGGTCGTCCGGATCTTGCTTCGGAAGCCCTGCAGAACGTGCGAGCACCGACCTTGCTGATCGTCGGCGGCAGCGACATGGAAGTGCTCGAACTAAACCGCCGCACCGCTGAGCAACTCCGCGCCCCGCACGACCTGCACGTCGTCGACGGCGCGACGCACCTGTTCGAGGAACCCGGCGCCCTGGAACAAGCCGCCACCGTCGCCACCAGCTGGTTCACGCAGTACCTGCTTGCGTGA
- a CDS encoding alpha/beta fold hydrolase, producing MDNAVIDGARLAYHHSPGTTGETVVLLHGTPSHSFLWRNVIPEPEADGHGVLAHDLLGYGRSERPVSRATSVVEQVPLLHGLLDHLGIERCTLVAHDIGGAIAQLFAVEHPQRVRRLMLIDSVCRDSWPSPTWRRIIEEHGDDHARLPQQDFEQILTRQLQSAVTTPMAEPVLDAYLEPHRGPLGRMSFFEHQVRHYDSRPTREITARLPELAMPTRVLWGEQDRWQPVELGEWLARTIPGAELAVIPAAGHFLPEEAPGRVAAEIRSLLGES from the coding sequence ATGGACAACGCGGTCATCGACGGCGCCCGGCTCGCCTACCACCACTCGCCGGGCACGACGGGAGAAACGGTCGTGCTGCTGCACGGCACCCCGTCGCACAGCTTCTTGTGGCGCAACGTGATCCCGGAACCGGAAGCCGACGGGCACGGAGTTCTCGCGCACGACCTGCTCGGCTACGGCCGCTCGGAACGTCCGGTGAGCCGGGCGACGTCGGTGGTCGAGCAGGTCCCGCTGCTGCACGGGCTGCTCGATCACCTCGGGATCGAGCGGTGCACGCTGGTCGCGCACGACATCGGCGGTGCGATCGCGCAGCTTTTCGCCGTCGAGCACCCGCAACGGGTGCGGCGGCTGATGCTGATCGACAGCGTGTGCCGGGACTCGTGGCCGTCACCGACCTGGCGACGGATCATCGAAGAGCACGGCGACGACCACGCGCGGCTGCCGCAGCAGGACTTCGAGCAGATCCTCACGCGGCAGTTGCAGTCGGCGGTCACGACGCCGATGGCGGAGCCGGTGCTCGACGCCTACTTGGAACCGCATCGAGGTCCGCTGGGTCGCATGTCGTTCTTCGAGCACCAAGTGCGCCACTACGACTCGCGGCCCACCCGGGAGATCACCGCGCGCCTGCCGGAACTCGCGATGCCCACGCGGGTGCTGTGGGGCGAGCAGGACCGCTGGCAACCGGTGGAACTGGGCGAATGGCTCGCCCGCACGATCCCGGGCGCCGAGCTGGCCGTGATCCCGGCGGCCGGGCACTTCCTTCCCGAGGAAGCGCCCGGCCGGGTCGCCGCGGAGATCCGGAGCCTGCTCGGGGAATCTTGA
- a CDS encoding DUF397 domain-containing protein yields the protein MTPLEEAQWYTSSYTSNAAACVEVARTPSTVGVRDTKDRSGGTLVFDRSRWASFLRSIKGD from the coding sequence GTGACCCCGCTAGAAGAAGCCCAGTGGTACACGTCGAGCTACACCTCGAACGCCGCAGCGTGCGTCGAGGTCGCACGCACGCCATCAACGGTCGGCGTCCGCGACACCAAGGACCGCTCCGGCGGCACGCTCGTGTTCGACCGCTCCCGCTGGGCGTCGTTCCTGCGTTCGATCAAGGGGGATTAA
- a CDS encoding helix-turn-helix transcriptional regulator, with protein MGIRLKEAREEIEMNGTDAAESIGVTQNYLSNIEHGRRKIAEDKLAKLAATYLLGEDEAAELIGLRREADGRGWWARYSGLFAPELLRFFGFEHGAEEIRSYESGAVSGLFQTEDYARAVHNGDRANLRGSEVNRRVEARMQRQRRLHGSEPLRATVVMAEGAIRQQVGGPEVLAGQLKHLLDLIHTHAETVEIRIIPFTADSYGAMGGSTFHLLTFPSARLRRLAWQETVTSLNLIDGEARVHQYCLSFSEAAERAVDRQESERLIQECLNSIT; from the coding sequence TTGGGCATCCGGCTCAAGGAAGCCCGCGAAGAGATCGAGATGAACGGGACCGACGCTGCGGAGTCGATCGGCGTCACGCAGAACTACTTGAGCAACATCGAGCACGGCCGCCGCAAGATCGCCGAGGACAAGCTCGCGAAGCTCGCAGCGACGTATCTGCTGGGCGAGGACGAGGCCGCCGAGTTGATCGGCTTGCGCCGCGAGGCGGACGGACGCGGCTGGTGGGCTCGCTACAGCGGGCTTTTCGCGCCGGAACTGCTGAGGTTCTTCGGCTTCGAGCACGGCGCCGAGGAGATCCGCAGCTACGAAAGCGGCGCGGTGTCCGGGCTGTTCCAAACCGAGGATTACGCGCGGGCCGTGCACAACGGTGACCGGGCGAACCTTCGCGGCTCGGAAGTCAACCGGCGGGTCGAGGCACGAATGCAGAGGCAGCGGCGCCTACACGGATCGGAACCTTTGCGCGCCACAGTGGTCATGGCCGAAGGGGCGATCAGGCAACAGGTCGGCGGGCCGGAAGTCCTTGCGGGACAACTGAAGCACCTGCTGGACTTGATCCACACGCACGCGGAGACCGTCGAGATCCGAATCATTCCGTTCACCGCTGACAGTTACGGTGCGATGGGCGGATCGACGTTCCATCTCCTCACTTTCCCCAGTGCGCGCCTCCGACGACTGGCTTGGCAGGAAACGGTCACTTCGCTGAACCTGATCGACGGCGAAGCGCGTGTGCACCAGTACTGCTTGTCCTTCAGCGAGGCTGCCGAACGTGCCGTCGATCGGCAGGAGTCCGAACGCCTCATTCAGGAGTGCCTGAACTCGATAACATGA
- a CDS encoding zinc finger protein: MDPISNGPVAYWRPVGGVRHGMLTSERPYPGEERKALCGEPLLITKPRDEDWLSPTCATCWAEAKALRDKRSRR, translated from the coding sequence GTGGATCCGATCTCGAACGGTCCGGTGGCCTACTGGCGGCCGGTCGGCGGTGTGCGGCACGGGATGCTGACCTCCGAGCGGCCGTATCCGGGCGAGGAACGCAAAGCGCTCTGCGGCGAGCCGCTGCTGATCACGAAACCGCGCGACGAGGACTGGCTCTCGCCGACCTGCGCGACCTGCTGGGCTGAGGCGAAAGCATTGCGGGACAAGCGATCGCGGCGCTGA
- a CDS encoding DUF397 domain-containing protein, with protein MHELRNASWRKASYSTSSQGCVEVALTSAAVGVRDTKDRSGGTLTFDHRHWASFLRSVKR; from the coding sequence ATGCACGAGCTTCGGAACGCTTCTTGGCGCAAGGCCAGCTACTCGACCAGTTCGCAGGGTTGCGTCGAGGTCGCGCTGACCTCCGCAGCGGTCGGCGTCCGCGACACCAAGGATCGCAGCGGCGGCACCTTGACCTTCGACCACCGTCATTGGGCTTCCTTCCTACGTTCCGTCAAGAGGTGA
- a CDS encoding DNA-formamidopyrimidine glycosylase family protein yields the protein MPELPDVEGFRRVAQAAAGREVEDVVVNDSQVLRGVRPQEFRKALRGKEFGTPWRHGKWLVIPVGAEFPEVLLHFGMTGRMLWCGRDDEPHKHDRVVFRFADGELRYRDMRKLTGLHLARRQSDLDAQLGELGPDAMAASAADYRERLTRTKRGVKAALMDQEVLAGLGNLTVDETLWQARIHPARSTGDLSAPELSKLSRRAHTVLRQSAKVAHVPDRPSWLTGHRDEPDPHCPRCSTALDRTKTAGRTTFHCPNCQPLDNS from the coding sequence ATGCCCGAGCTGCCGGACGTCGAGGGTTTTCGCCGGGTCGCGCAAGCCGCGGCCGGCCGCGAAGTCGAGGACGTCGTGGTCAACGACTCGCAGGTGCTGCGCGGGGTGCGCCCGCAGGAGTTCCGGAAAGCCTTGCGCGGCAAGGAGTTCGGCACGCCGTGGCGGCACGGCAAGTGGCTGGTGATACCGGTCGGCGCCGAGTTCCCGGAGGTGTTGCTGCACTTCGGCATGACCGGCCGGATGTTGTGGTGCGGCCGGGACGACGAGCCGCACAAGCACGACCGAGTGGTGTTCCGCTTCGCCGACGGCGAGCTTCGGTACCGGGACATGCGCAAGCTGACCGGGTTGCACCTGGCGCGGCGGCAGTCCGACCTGGACGCCCAACTCGGCGAACTCGGCCCGGACGCGATGGCGGCCTCCGCAGCGGACTACCGGGAGCGGCTGACCCGCACCAAGCGCGGCGTGAAAGCGGCGTTGATGGACCAGGAAGTGCTGGCCGGGCTGGGAAATCTCACCGTCGACGAAACCCTCTGGCAGGCCCGCATCCACCCGGCGCGCAGCACCGGCGACCTGAGCGCGCCGGAGCTGTCCAAGCTCAGCCGCCGCGCGCACACCGTGCTGCGCCAGTCCGCGAAGGTCGCCCACGTGCCCGACCGCCCGTCTTGGCTCACCGGCCACCGCGACGAGCCCGACCCGCACTGCCCGCGCTGCTCGACCGCCCTCGACCGCACCAAAACCGCGGGCCGAACCACATTCCACTGTCCGAACTGCCAGCCCCTCGACAACTCCTAG
- a CDS encoding cytochrome P450, protein MTDALTVSETAHEPFASLAELRAQGPVHRIDTPDGPPAWLVTRYAEVRALFGDSRFALHREHSHGRDFTGFDLPPQLDAHLLNSDPPRHTRLRREIAPSFTAQRVRAMSPQVRAVADELAASLSGEVDLVGEFAVLLPVRVIAELLPLPADARDTFAGWADSLLRHTPGAEPRARDTMDDMRRIIGSALSSDPPADSLLAGLLTARGAGRLDADELTSMVFYLLFVWYEIMVHAVSSAMLRLLGSERLDTGVEEVLRLHPPQLLAAPRYPLHDLEIGGVSVRAGDTLLLSLASANRDERVFSEPSEFVPDRNPNPHLSLGHGTHACPASTLTRVIARCAVEALHAQHPHAAPTSAPVTWRGNFRHHGPAALRANLTRHKR, encoded by the coding sequence GTGACCGACGCGCTCACCGTCTCCGAAACCGCGCACGAACCGTTCGCCTCGCTCGCGGAGCTGCGCGCGCAAGGACCGGTGCACCGGATCGACACTCCGGACGGCCCGCCCGCCTGGCTGGTCACGAGATACGCGGAAGTCCGCGCGCTGTTCGGGGATTCGCGGTTCGCGCTGCACCGCGAGCACTCGCACGGCCGCGACTTCACCGGTTTCGACCTGCCTCCGCAGCTCGACGCGCACCTGCTCAACAGCGACCCGCCTCGGCACACCCGGCTGCGGCGGGAGATCGCGCCCAGCTTCACCGCGCAGCGGGTTCGCGCGATGAGTCCGCAGGTTCGTGCGGTGGCCGACGAACTCGCCGCTTCGCTGTCGGGCGAAGTGGACCTGGTCGGCGAGTTCGCGGTGCTCCTGCCGGTGCGGGTGATCGCGGAGCTGCTACCGCTGCCCGCCGACGCGCGGGACACGTTCGCGGGCTGGGCTGATTCGCTGCTGCGGCACACGCCCGGCGCGGAGCCGCGTGCGCGGGACACGATGGACGACATGCGGCGGATCATCGGTTCGGCGTTGTCGTCGGATCCGCCCGCCGACTCGCTGCTCGCGGGGCTGCTGACCGCGCGCGGCGCGGGACGGCTCGATGCGGACGAGTTGACCAGCATGGTCTTCTACCTGCTGTTCGTCTGGTACGAGATCATGGTGCACGCGGTGTCCTCGGCGATGCTGCGGCTGCTCGGCTCGGAACGGCTCGACACCGGCGTCGAGGAGGTGCTGCGGCTGCATCCGCCGCAGTTGCTCGCCGCACCGCGATACCCGTTGCACGACTTGGAAATCGGCGGAGTGAGCGTCCGCGCGGGCGATACGCTGCTGCTGTCGCTGGCATCGGCGAACCGGGATGAGCGGGTGTTCTCGGAACCTTCGGAATTCGTGCCCGACCGCAACCCGAACCCGCACCTGAGCCTCGGCCACGGCACCCACGCCTGCCCGGCTTCGACGCTGACCCGCGTCATCGCCCGCTGCGCCGTGGAGGCGCTGCACGCGCAACATCCGCACGCCGCGCCGACCTCGGCCCCGGTGACCTGGCGCGGCAACTTCCGCCACCACGGCCCGGCCGCGCTACGAGCGAATCTCACCCGCCACAAGCGGTAG
- a CDS encoding MAB_1171c family putative transporter — MTFAVLYSLALLLQLGAFLWKLRDLLRDPRDPRLGAITLALLFVACGFNFAIPPVYSAVAAATGVPNLSTLAVYASIVLCTASLQVFSVNLARSRDEAVPAGRALVLGTGAALAVLVALFCVAPVHDEPHVLDFDSHYSGEPVVVGFLAVYLGAYSLGLIRSALVCLRIRPHAADPWLRRGVSLVPVGVVFGLGYSLLKAVAVAATWLGGDLAPVSDVAAPVSATVGASVMAVGYVLPSVPRLRRHARARRQLRPLLRALRPLAPELAQNTRLASAEYRWLIATDDLLRVLRPHLAPEAAALAEEHADRQGLEGDERAAAVEAARIAAALRAHRAGSSPGNGSAMIREESGMDGQDVALWQVPDQDPERDLAEELRWLCLIGEAFHRPHPLVRAVLDDPRRAEKDPAS; from the coding sequence GTGACGTTCGCGGTTCTGTACTCGCTGGCGCTGCTGCTGCAGCTGGGCGCTTTCCTGTGGAAGCTGCGGGATCTGCTGCGCGACCCGCGGGATCCGCGGCTGGGGGCGATCACGCTGGCGCTGCTGTTCGTGGCGTGCGGCTTCAACTTCGCGATCCCCCCGGTGTATTCGGCGGTGGCCGCGGCGACCGGCGTGCCGAACCTGTCCACTTTGGCCGTCTACGCGTCGATCGTGCTGTGCACCGCGTCGTTGCAGGTGTTCTCGGTGAATCTGGCGCGGTCGCGGGACGAGGCGGTGCCCGCGGGGCGGGCGCTGGTGCTCGGCACGGGTGCCGCGCTGGCGGTGCTGGTGGCGCTGTTCTGCGTCGCGCCGGTGCACGACGAGCCGCACGTGCTGGACTTCGATTCGCACTACTCGGGCGAGCCGGTCGTCGTCGGGTTCCTCGCGGTGTACCTGGGCGCGTACTCGCTGGGCCTGATCCGCAGTGCGCTGGTGTGCCTGCGGATTCGGCCGCACGCGGCGGATCCGTGGCTGCGGCGCGGTGTGTCGCTGGTTCCGGTCGGTGTCGTGTTCGGGCTCGGGTATTCGCTGTTGAAGGCGGTCGCGGTGGCCGCGACCTGGCTCGGCGGGGATCTCGCGCCGGTCAGCGATGTGGCGGCTCCGGTGAGCGCGACGGTCGGTGCGAGCGTGATGGCGGTCGGGTACGTGCTGCCGTCGGTTCCGCGGTTGCGTCGCCATGCGCGGGCGCGCCGGCAGCTTCGTCCGCTGTTGCGCGCTTTGCGGCCGCTCGCGCCGGAGCTGGCGCAGAACACGCGGCTCGCCTCGGCCGAGTACCGGTGGCTGATCGCGACCGACGACCTGCTGCGGGTGCTGCGGCCGCACCTCGCGCCGGAGGCCGCCGCGCTCGCCGAAGAACACGCGGACCGCCAGGGCCTCGAAGGCGACGAACGCGCCGCAGCCGTCGAAGCCGCCCGCATCGCCGCGGCGCTGCGCGCGCATCGCGCGGGGAGCTCGCCCGGCAACGGCAGCGCCATGATCCGCGAAGAGTCCGGAATGGACGGTCAAGACGTGGCGCTGTGGCAGGTGCCCGATCAGGACCCGGAGCGCGACCTCGCCGAGGAGCTGCGCTGGCTGTGCCTCATCGGTGAAGCGTTCCACCGCCCGCATCCGCTGGTGCGCGCCGTGCTGGACGATCCCCGGCGCGCGGAAAAGGATCCGGCTTCGTGA